Proteins encoded together in one Variovorax paradoxus window:
- a CDS encoding transglycosylase SLT domain-containing protein produces MKFIAAACLAGSLLLAGCAGTTDSSSSGTSAQSTASPGGTGSKASGSAAPVYPGGPLTPITSSEAHSQSVVTLAPPADMWDRIRRGFKMPNLESDLVRDREQWYASRPDYIQRMTERSNKYMFHIVEELERRNMPTELALLPYIESAFNPQAISSARAAGMWQFMPATGTDFDLKQNIFRDDRRDVVASTRAALDYLQKLYRMFGDWQLALAAYNWGEGSVSRAIAKNQRLGLPTTYSDLSMPAETRLYVPKLQAVKNIVANPQAFNTELPLIANHPYFQTVTLTRDLDVELAAKLADVRLEDFRALNPAAHKPVLLAAGTQQILLPWDNAAVFQRNFDAYSQGQYASWTAWVVPNTMTVADAAQRSGMSEADLRALNSIPPRMLIKAGSTLIVPRGARVKEDVTAVVADSGHLSFQPEIVNRRTTVKAGRNDSVASIARRYKLAPANVAEWNDVKPNHAFKRGYSVVVYLPVRAAPAARVGSGAAPARGRTSASTKGGSAVKATTTRGGNVAKSSSKQQVVREKRGGTPAKKKR; encoded by the coding sequence ATGAAATTTATCGCTGCTGCCTGCCTTGCAGGCTCACTGTTGCTCGCGGGCTGCGCGGGCACCACCGACTCGTCTTCGTCCGGCACTTCGGCGCAATCGACCGCCTCGCCTGGCGGCACCGGTTCCAAGGCGTCCGGTAGCGCCGCGCCGGTTTACCCGGGCGGTCCCCTCACCCCCATCACCAGCAGCGAAGCGCATTCGCAAAGCGTCGTCACGCTGGCACCGCCCGCCGACATGTGGGACCGCATCCGCCGCGGCTTCAAGATGCCCAACCTCGAGAGCGACCTCGTGCGCGACCGCGAACAGTGGTACGCCAGCCGGCCCGACTACATCCAGCGCATGACCGAGCGCTCGAACAAGTACATGTTCCACATCGTCGAGGAACTCGAACGGCGCAACATGCCCACCGAGCTCGCGCTGTTGCCGTACATCGAAAGCGCGTTCAACCCGCAGGCCATTTCGAGCGCGCGTGCCGCGGGCATGTGGCAGTTCATGCCGGCCACCGGCACCGACTTCGACCTGAAGCAGAACATCTTCCGCGACGACCGCCGCGACGTGGTGGCATCGACCCGCGCCGCGCTGGACTACCTGCAAAAGCTCTACCGCATGTTCGGCGACTGGCAGCTGGCGCTGGCGGCCTACAACTGGGGCGAAGGCAGCGTGAGCCGCGCCATTGCCAAGAACCAGCGCCTGGGCCTGCCCACCACCTACAGCGATCTTTCCATGCCGGCCGAAACCCGGCTCTACGTGCCCAAGCTGCAGGCCGTGAAGAACATTGTTGCGAACCCGCAGGCATTCAACACCGAACTGCCGCTGATCGCCAACCACCCGTATTTCCAGACCGTGACGCTCACGCGCGACCTCGACGTCGAGCTGGCAGCCAAGCTGGCCGACGTTCGGCTCGAAGACTTTCGCGCCCTGAACCCCGCGGCGCACAAGCCTGTGCTGCTCGCGGCCGGAACGCAGCAGATCCTGCTGCCCTGGGACAACGCAGCCGTGTTCCAACGCAACTTCGACGCCTATTCGCAAGGCCAGTACGCCAGCTGGACGGCATGGGTGGTTCCCAACACCATGACGGTGGCCGATGCCGCCCAGCGCTCGGGCATGAGCGAGGCCGACCTGCGCGCGCTCAACAGCATTCCGCCGCGCATGCTCATCAAGGCCGGCTCCACGCTCATCGTGCCGCGCGGCGCCCGCGTGAAGGAAGACGTGACGGCCGTGGTCGCGGACAGCGGCCACCTGAGCTTCCAGCCCGAGATCGTCAACCGCCGCACCACTGTCAAGGCCGGACGCAACGACAGCGTGGCCAGCATCGCACGCCGCTACAAGCTCGCGCCGGCCAACGTGGCCGAGTGGAACGACGTCAAGCCCAACCACGCCTTCAAGCGCGGCTACAGCGTGGTCGTGTACCTGCCGGTTCGTGCCGCACCCGCGGCCCGCGTTGGCTCGGGTGCCGCACCGGCCCGCGGCCGCACGAGCGCAAGCACCAAGGGCGGCAGCGCGGTGAAGGCGACCACCACGCGTGGCGGCAATGTGGCCAAGTCGAGCAGCAAGCAGCAGGTCGTGCGCGAAAAGCGCGGCGGCACCCCGGCAAAGAAAAAGCGCTGA
- the gloB gene encoding hydroxyacylglutathione hydrolase — translation MTLVPLPAFADNYIWMLQDGSNAIVVDPGDAQPVFNALTRDKLQLAAILVTHHHPDHTGGVAALHAATGAPVFGPARERIPEPFTPLLQGSSAEVLGLRFQVIDVPGHTAGHIAYFLPAQQEQAPLLFCGDTLFSGGCGRLFEGTPAQMLASLDALAALPGNTRVCCAHEYTLANLRFAQAVEPGNADLTQYTAHCESLRAQGQPTLPSQLAIERRINPFLRSREATVLRAVREHAELSANAGEADVFAALRQWKNDFR, via the coding sequence ATGACCCTTGTTCCGCTGCCCGCCTTCGCTGACAACTACATCTGGATGCTGCAGGACGGGTCCAACGCGATCGTGGTGGACCCGGGCGACGCTCAACCGGTATTCAACGCATTGACGCGCGACAAGCTGCAGCTCGCCGCGATTCTAGTCACGCACCACCACCCCGATCACACGGGCGGCGTGGCTGCGCTGCATGCGGCAACGGGCGCCCCAGTGTTCGGTCCCGCGCGCGAGCGCATTCCCGAGCCCTTTACACCGCTGTTGCAGGGCAGCAGCGCCGAAGTGCTCGGGCTGCGCTTCCAGGTCATCGACGTGCCGGGCCACACGGCCGGCCACATCGCCTACTTCTTGCCCGCACAGCAAGAACAGGCGCCGCTGCTGTTTTGCGGCGACACGCTGTTCTCCGGCGGCTGTGGCCGCCTGTTCGAAGGCACGCCGGCACAAATGCTCGCATCGCTCGACGCGCTTGCGGCACTGCCCGGCAATACACGCGTGTGTTGTGCGCACGAATACACACTTGCTAACCTGCGTTTCGCCCAAGCGGTGGAACCCGGCAATGCCGATCTGACTCAGTACACCGCGCACTGCGAAAGCCTGCGCGCGCAAGGGCAGCCCACGCTGCCCTCGCAATTGGCCATTGAACGCCGAATCAATCCTTTTCTTCGCAGCCGCGAAGCCACTGTCCTTAGAGCGGTGCGTGAGCATGCCGAGCTTTCTGCCAATGCTGGCGAAGCCGATGTGTTTGCCGCACTGCGCCAATGGAAAAACGACTTCCGATGA
- a CDS encoding class I SAM-dependent methyltransferase: MSGQIIGLQDWFATPPGRYLLAWEQAQFDEAVADVFGYHALQLGATEIEGLRSNRMPHRWLALSDPLQQPGRAALFTDFAALPFAANSLDLVVLPHALELSPDPHATLREVERVLVPEGRVVICGLNPASLWGMRQRRAHLYRKLGFGEFFLPEGGEFIGYWRLRDWLRLLSFEVESGRFGIYRPAVRSEAWLERCRWMDSAGERWWPIFGAVYFLVAVKRVRGMRLLGAEWRRATARATAPVPLAGKVHKAEHAD; the protein is encoded by the coding sequence ATGAGCGGTCAAATTATAGGTTTGCAGGATTGGTTCGCGACCCCCCCCGGCCGCTACCTCCTGGCGTGGGAGCAGGCCCAGTTCGACGAGGCGGTGGCGGATGTCTTCGGCTACCACGCGTTGCAGCTGGGCGCCACCGAGATCGAAGGGCTTCGCTCCAACCGCATGCCGCACCGTTGGCTGGCCCTGAGCGACCCCTTGCAGCAACCCGGCAGGGCCGCACTTTTTACCGACTTTGCGGCGCTGCCATTCGCGGCAAACAGCCTGGACCTGGTGGTGCTGCCGCACGCGCTGGAGCTGAGCCCCGACCCGCACGCCACCTTGCGTGAAGTGGAGCGGGTGCTGGTGCCCGAAGGCCGCGTGGTGATCTGCGGCCTCAACCCGGCCAGCCTGTGGGGCATGCGGCAACGCCGTGCGCACCTGTATCGCAAGCTCGGCTTCGGCGAGTTCTTTCTGCCCGAGGGCGGCGAGTTCATCGGCTACTGGCGGCTTCGCGACTGGCTGCGGCTCCTGAGCTTCGAGGTGGAGTCAGGGCGTTTTGGCATCTATCGCCCGGCCGTGCGCAGCGAGGCATGGCTGGAGCGCTGCCGCTGGATGGACTCTGCCGGAGAACGCTGGTGGCCGATTTTCGGAGCGGTGTATTTCCTGGTGGCGGTCAAGCGGGTGCGCGGCATGCGCCTGCTGGGGGCCGAATGGCGCCGCGCCACAGCGCGCGCAACGGCTCCGGTTCCCTTGGCAGGCAAGGTGCACAAGGCCGAACACGCCGACTGA
- the rnhA gene encoding ribonuclease HI: protein MNEVVIYTDGACKGNPGPGGWGAWLKSGATEKELFGGELNTTNNRMELTAVIEGLAALKRPCKVILYLDSQYVRMGITEWIRGWKAKGWRTSTKQPVKNVELWQKLDKLVAEGGHVIEWRWVKGHSGDPGNERADMLANKGVDKALGRI from the coding sequence TTGAACGAAGTCGTGATCTACACCGATGGTGCGTGCAAAGGCAATCCCGGCCCCGGCGGCTGGGGCGCGTGGCTCAAGTCGGGCGCCACCGAGAAAGAGCTGTTCGGCGGCGAACTCAACACCACCAACAACCGCATGGAACTCACGGCCGTGATCGAGGGCCTGGCCGCACTCAAGCGGCCCTGCAAAGTCATTCTTTACCTCGACAGCCAGTACGTCCGCATGGGCATCACCGAATGGATCCGCGGCTGGAAAGCCAAGGGCTGGCGCACCTCGACCAAGCAGCCCGTCAAAAACGTGGAGCTCTGGCAGAAGCTCGACAAGCTGGTGGCCGAAGGCGGCCACGTCATCGAATGGCGGTGGGTCAAGGGCCACTCGGGCGACCCCGGCAACGAGCGGGCCGACATGCTTGCCAACAAGGGCGTCGACAAGGCCCTCGGCCGGATCTAA
- the moeA gene encoding molybdopterin molybdotransferase MoeA has protein sequence MSRIADIAAALAGYDPQALSVDGVQAFLAQLVARAVVSEREEVGVREALGRVLAEDIISPVSVPPHDNSAMDGFAFDGAILRDDAATDASIELNVVGTALAGAAWRGSLGAGDAVRIMTGAVMPEGLDTVIPQEFCKVDGDRVSFPAKVLRRGDNRRFAGEDLMQGQPALKRGERLSPAALGMIASLGLPSVSVLRRLRVAYFSTGDEILSLGERPREGAVYDSNRYTVFGLLTRLGCEVIDLGLVGDDPAMLAATLQRAASEADAIITSGGVSVGAADHTRAVMQRLGDMAFWRVAMRPGRPMAVGLIPRDQASSSQAGAAVLFGLPGNPVAVMVTFLAFVRPALLRMMGCHDIAAAPRPLLRARSAGAIRKKPGRTEYQRGFVTAVTGALPEVRIAGNQGSGVLSSMVEANGLVVLHHDQGSVAAGDEVDVMMLED, from the coding sequence ATGAGCCGTATCGCCGACATTGCCGCCGCCCTTGCGGGCTATGACCCCCAGGCGCTGAGCGTCGACGGAGTGCAGGCCTTCCTGGCCCAGCTCGTCGCCCGGGCTGTGGTCTCCGAACGCGAAGAAGTCGGCGTGCGCGAGGCCCTTGGCCGCGTGCTGGCCGAAGACATCATCTCGCCGGTCAGCGTGCCGCCGCACGACAACTCCGCCATGGACGGTTTTGCCTTCGACGGCGCCATCCTGCGAGACGACGCGGCCACCGACGCGTCGATTGAACTGAACGTAGTCGGGACTGCACTGGCCGGCGCGGCCTGGCGTGGCTCTTTGGGTGCGGGCGATGCGGTTCGCATCATGACCGGCGCGGTCATGCCCGAAGGGCTCGACACCGTGATTCCGCAGGAGTTCTGCAAGGTCGACGGCGACCGCGTGAGCTTTCCGGCCAAGGTGCTCCGCCGTGGCGACAACCGCCGCTTTGCGGGCGAAGACCTGATGCAGGGCCAGCCAGCCCTGAAGCGCGGCGAGCGCCTGTCGCCCGCAGCCCTGGGCATGATCGCGAGCCTCGGCCTTCCCTCGGTTTCCGTGCTGCGGCGCCTGCGCGTGGCCTACTTTTCGACCGGCGACGAAATCCTGAGCCTCGGCGAACGGCCGCGCGAAGGCGCGGTGTACGACAGCAACCGCTACACGGTGTTCGGCCTGCTCACGCGCCTGGGTTGCGAGGTGATCGACCTGGGCCTGGTGGGAGACGATCCGGCCATGCTCGCCGCCACGTTGCAACGCGCCGCCAGCGAGGCGGACGCCATCATCACCAGCGGCGGCGTGAGCGTCGGTGCTGCCGACCACACGCGTGCCGTGATGCAGCGGCTGGGAGACATGGCATTCTGGCGGGTTGCCATGCGGCCTGGTCGGCCGATGGCCGTCGGGCTGATCCCGCGCGACCAGGCCTCTTCATCGCAAGCGGGCGCCGCCGTGCTGTTTGGGCTGCCCGGCAATCCGGTGGCCGTGATGGTCACTTTTCTTGCGTTCGTGCGGCCGGCGTTGCTACGCATGATGGGCTGCCACGACATTGCCGCCGCGCCGCGGCCTCTGCTGCGTGCACGCAGCGCGGGTGCCATCCGCAAGAAGCCCGGCCGCACCGAATACCAGCGCGGCTTCGTCACGGCCGTGACCGGCGCCCTGCCCGAGGTTCGCATTGCGGGCAACCAGGGTTCGGGTGTGCTGAGTTCGATGGTCGAGGCCAACGGGCTCGTGGTGCTGCACCACGATCAGGGCAGCGTGGCCGCGGGCGATGAAGTCGACGTGATGATGCTCGAGGACTAG
- the mobA gene encoding molybdenum cofactor guanylyltransferase MobA, which translates to MTPQTQEPISPSEITGLLLAGGRGTRMGGIDKGLQNFNGSPLAMHAVLRLGMQVGEVMINANRNLAAYESFGVPVWPDSLADYAGPLAGFLTGLERCETPYLLTVPCDTPLFPLDLSSRMAEALVADNAEIAMVSAPEAAAEPGAAPVLRPQPVFCLLHTALLESLVNFTQSGGRKIDAWTAQHRTVLVPFDRPGDAPDAFFNANTLAELHALENR; encoded by the coding sequence ATGACCCCACAGACACAAGAACCCATTTCCCCCAGCGAGATTACCGGCCTGCTGCTGGCCGGCGGACGCGGCACACGCATGGGCGGCATCGACAAGGGCCTGCAGAACTTCAACGGCTCGCCGCTCGCAATGCACGCCGTGTTGCGGCTGGGCATGCAGGTCGGCGAGGTCATGATCAACGCCAACCGCAACCTGGCCGCCTACGAGTCCTTCGGCGTGCCGGTATGGCCCGACAGCCTGGCCGACTACGCGGGGCCGCTCGCGGGCTTTCTGACCGGCCTCGAGCGCTGCGAAACGCCTTACCTGCTGACCGTGCCTTGCGACACACCGCTGTTCCCGCTCGACCTGTCAAGCCGCATGGCCGAGGCGCTGGTTGCCGACAACGCGGAAATCGCCATGGTCAGCGCCCCCGAAGCCGCCGCCGAACCCGGCGCGGCGCCGGTGCTGCGGCCGCAGCCGGTGTTCTGCCTGCTGCACACGGCGTTGCTCGAAAGCCTGGTGAATTTCACCCAGTCCGGCGGCCGCAAGATCGACGCGTGGACCGCGCAGCACCGCACCGTGCTCGTGCCCTTCGACCGGCCCGGCGATGCGCCCGATGCTTTCTTCAACGCCAACACGCTGGCCGAGCTGCACGCGCTTGAAAACCGATGA
- the moaA gene encoding GTP 3',8-cyclase MoaA translates to MNSKSTTVIPLSEIGRARPAVSVPEVAVPTTGHLLDRLGRPLTDLRISVTDRCNFRCSYCMPKDVFDKDYQYLPQSALLSFEEMTRLARLFAAHGVRKIRLTGGEPLLRKNIEGLIEQLSELRTPAGEPLALTLTTNGSLLQRKAAALAAAGLQRVTVSLDSLDDAVFRHMNDVDFPVADVLAGIEAALAAGLGPIKVNMVVKRGTNEQEILPMARYFRDNHGGKVVLRFIEYMDVGATNGWRMDEVLPSAEVIARIGAEFPLVPLEASAPGETAQRWAYADGGGEVGVISSVTQAFCHDCSRARLSTEGKLYLCLFASAGHDLRPLLRGTATDEEIASAIGHIWQGRADRYSELRALRGPESAEHDTNDKAPRRVEMSYIGG, encoded by the coding sequence ATGAACAGCAAAAGCACAACCGTCATTCCGCTCTCCGAAATCGGCCGCGCACGCCCGGCGGTTTCGGTGCCGGAGGTTGCCGTGCCCACCACGGGCCATCTGCTCGACCGCCTCGGCCGGCCACTGACCGACCTGCGCATCAGCGTGACGGACCGCTGCAACTTTCGCTGCAGCTACTGCATGCCGAAGGACGTGTTCGACAAGGACTACCAATACTTGCCGCAAAGCGCGCTGCTGAGCTTCGAAGAAATGACGCGGCTCGCGCGGCTTTTCGCGGCCCACGGCGTGCGCAAGATTCGCCTCACCGGCGGCGAGCCGCTGCTGCGCAAGAACATCGAGGGGCTGATCGAGCAGCTTTCCGAACTCCGCACGCCGGCAGGTGAACCGCTCGCGCTCACCCTCACCACCAACGGCTCCCTGCTCCAGCGCAAGGCGGCAGCATTGGCCGCCGCCGGGCTTCAGCGCGTGACCGTGAGCCTCGACAGCCTCGACGATGCGGTGTTCCGCCACATGAACGACGTCGACTTTCCGGTGGCCGACGTGCTGGCCGGCATCGAGGCGGCGCTGGCCGCCGGGCTCGGCCCGATCAAGGTGAACATGGTGGTGAAGCGCGGCACCAACGAGCAGGAAATCCTGCCGATGGCGCGCTACTTTCGCGACAACCACGGCGGCAAGGTGGTGCTGCGCTTCATCGAATACATGGACGTGGGCGCCACCAACGGCTGGCGCATGGACGAGGTGCTGCCTTCGGCGGAGGTCATCGCGCGCATCGGCGCCGAGTTTCCGCTGGTGCCGCTCGAGGCCAGTGCGCCCGGTGAAACCGCGCAGCGCTGGGCCTATGCCGATGGCGGCGGCGAGGTCGGCGTGATCAGCAGCGTGACCCAGGCCTTCTGCCACGACTGCAGCCGCGCGCGCCTGTCCACCGAGGGCAAGCTCTACCTCTGCCTTTTTGCCAGCGCGGGCCACGACCTGCGCCCGCTGCTGCGCGGCACCGCCACCGACGAGGAGATCGCCTCCGCCATCGGCCACATCTGGCAGGGCCGCGCCGACCGCTATTCCGAACTGCGCGCGCTTCGCGGCCCTGAAAGCGCCGAGCACGACACCAACGACAAGGCGCCCCGGCGCGTCGAAATGAGCTACATCGGCGGATGA
- a CDS encoding SDR family oxidoreductase, with protein MRVKDKSIIVTGAGGGIGEGIAKRLAAEGAQVLVNDINPAAGQQVVEAILRDGGRASFFAADVTQSAQVKALVEAAVERHGKLDAMVNNAGWTHRNRPALEVGEDEFDKCYAVNVKSIYLATVHAVPAFRANGGGSFINIASTAGVRPRPGLTWYNGSKGAVITTSKSLAAELGPDNIRVNCINPVFNPDTGLAAEFAGGPLTEERKAKFRATIPLGRFSTALDVANAALYLASDEAAFISGVCIEVDGARCV; from the coding sequence GTGCGCGTCAAGGACAAATCCATCATCGTGACCGGTGCCGGCGGCGGCATCGGCGAAGGCATCGCCAAGCGGCTCGCGGCCGAGGGCGCCCAGGTGCTCGTGAACGACATCAACCCGGCAGCCGGCCAGCAGGTGGTCGAAGCCATCCTGCGCGACGGGGGCCGGGCCTCGTTCTTTGCGGCGGACGTGACGCAGTCGGCCCAGGTCAAGGCCTTGGTCGAAGCCGCGGTGGAGCGCCACGGCAAGCTCGACGCCATGGTGAACAACGCCGGCTGGACGCACCGCAACCGCCCTGCCCTCGAGGTCGGCGAAGACGAGTTCGACAAGTGCTACGCGGTCAACGTGAAGAGCATCTACCTCGCCACCGTTCACGCGGTGCCGGCATTCCGCGCCAACGGCGGCGGCTCGTTCATCAACATCGCCTCCACGGCCGGCGTGCGTCCGCGTCCGGGGCTCACTTGGTACAACGGCTCCAAGGGCGCCGTCATCACGACGAGCAAGTCGCTGGCCGCCGAGCTCGGCCCCGACAACATCCGCGTGAACTGCATCAACCCGGTGTTCAACCCCGACACCGGCCTGGCCGCCGAATTCGCGGGCGGACCGCTCACCGAAGAGCGCAAGGCCAAGTTCCGCGCCACCATTCCGCTCGGCCGCTTCTCGACCGCGCTCGACGTCGCCAACGCCGCGCTGTACCTCGCGAGCGACGAGGCCGCGTTCATCAGCGGCGTGTGTATCGAAGTGGACGGCGCGCGCTGCGTCTAG
- a CDS encoding ZIP family metal transporter — translation MLYTQRTDLSSRQWIGLAIVSAGALALVVRFGQFIQADPLVWNALLGGSVAALATALGTLPVMFSQKLPDRLHDTLFGFGAGVMLAACAFSLIIPGLDAARTVGMFGGGSWAAGGVMGSAILLGGIGLMLLDRVLPHEHFIKGVEGQTAHRLRRTWLFVFAIALHNLPEGLAIGVGYAAGNGLRADALATGIAIQDVPEGLVVAVALLAAGYRRGFAVFIGMVSGVVEPIGAVLGAAVVGHSVLLLPWGLGFAAGAMLFVISHEIILESHRKGHESFATSGLMLGFVLMMLLDTALG, via the coding sequence GTGCTTTACACGCAGCGCACCGATCTTTCGTCACGCCAATGGATCGGCCTGGCAATCGTCTCTGCCGGCGCGCTTGCACTGGTGGTCAGGTTTGGCCAATTCATTCAGGCAGACCCGCTCGTGTGGAACGCCTTGCTTGGCGGCTCGGTCGCGGCCCTCGCCACCGCGCTGGGCACGCTGCCGGTAATGTTCTCGCAGAAGCTCCCGGACCGGCTGCATGACACGCTGTTCGGTTTCGGGGCCGGTGTGATGCTGGCGGCCTGTGCTTTCTCGCTGATCATTCCGGGCCTCGACGCGGCACGAACAGTCGGCATGTTCGGCGGCGGCAGTTGGGCCGCTGGCGGCGTAATGGGCTCGGCCATCCTGCTGGGCGGCATTGGCCTGATGCTGCTGGACCGCGTGCTGCCGCACGAGCACTTCATCAAGGGCGTCGAGGGGCAGACGGCGCACCGTTTGCGGCGCACGTGGCTTTTCGTGTTCGCCATCGCGCTGCATAACTTGCCGGAAGGCCTCGCTATAGGCGTTGGCTACGCCGCGGGCAACGGGTTGCGCGCTGATGCGCTGGCCACAGGCATTGCCATCCAGGATGTGCCCGAAGGCCTGGTGGTGGCGGTTGCGCTGCTGGCGGCGGGCTACAGGCGTGGTTTCGCGGTCTTCATCGGAATGGTTTCAGGGGTGGTCGAACCTATCGGCGCGGTGCTCGGCGCCGCCGTGGTCGGCCACTCGGTCTTGCTGCTGCCGTGGGGGCTGGGCTTTGCGGCCGGGGCCATGCTGTTCGTGATCAGCCACGAGATCATTCTGGAGTCGCACCGCAAGGGGCACGAAAGCTTTGCGACCAGCGGGCTGA